A genomic region of Candidatus Paceibacterota bacterium contains the following coding sequences:
- a CDS encoding DUF4177 domain-containing protein, with translation MQTKWEYTVLKLATDFGFFTGTNFDAGQLSQHLNEHGEAGWELVSVFNIEKVKGGSKFVLAVMKRPKA, from the coding sequence ATGCAGACAAAATGGGAATACACGGTTCTGAAGTTGGCGACCGACTTCGGATTCTTCACCGGCACCAACTTTGATGCTGGCCAGCTTAGCCAGCATTTGAACGAACACGGCGAGGCCGGATGGGAGCTTGTTTCGGTGTTTAATATCGAGAAGGTTAAAGGCGGCTCAAAATTCGTGCTGGCCGTTATGAAGAGGCCCAAGGCCTAA
- a CDS encoding DUF1326 domain-containing protein, whose amino-acid sequence MRRVSCYLIGVSWLAAQHLGAGIIPRGTLLELHSCELYAGGCVVSSEATQRGRYMLRAWSFMDGRFGNESLAGLQLAVLETSPDNLAAEDATGDQAVVYLPKAATPAQRKALMAWLRANASGLERAALKSRIAPLALRQTESGYAFSAGSFVSVETAPLESCEAGSCGEGLWYKPRTTTSSFAVAVNRTSRVQEPLLRLKWFDAGKRSVFLARFGEPGPNKDVQVSCADLCGAGTDQF is encoded by the coding sequence ATGAGAAGAGTTAGCTGCTATTTGATCGGGGTGAGCTGGCTGGCTGCCCAACACCTTGGGGCGGGAATTATTCCCCGCGGCACTCTGCTGGAGTTGCACTCGTGCGAGCTTTACGCCGGGGGCTGCGTGGTTTCCAGCGAGGCCACCCAGAGGGGGCGTTACATGCTGCGGGCATGGAGTTTCATGGACGGGCGATTTGGCAATGAGAGCCTGGCCGGGCTTCAGCTCGCAGTTCTCGAAACTTCCCCGGACAATCTGGCGGCGGAGGACGCGACGGGGGACCAGGCCGTGGTTTATCTGCCGAAGGCGGCGACGCCGGCCCAGCGCAAGGCGCTGATGGCCTGGCTGCGGGCCAATGCATCGGGGCTGGAGCGCGCCGCGCTGAAGAGCCGCATCGCGCCTTTGGCGCTGCGTCAAACGGAGAGTGGTTACGCCTTTTCGGCGGGCAGCTTTGTCTCGGTGGAGACGGCTCCGCTCGAGTCCTGCGAGGCTGGTTCGTGCGGCGAAGGGCTTTGGTACAAGCCGCGCACGACCACCAGCAGCTTTGCGGTGGCGGTCAATCGAACGTCCCGGGTACAGGAGCCACTGCTGAGACTCAAATGGTTCGACGCCGGCAAGCGAAGCGTGTTCCTGGCCAGGTTTGGCGAGCCCGGCCCAAACAAGGATGTGCAAGTTTCCTGTGCCGATTTATGCGGCGCCGGGACCGACCAGTTCTGA
- a CDS encoding (2Fe-2S)-binding protein produces MNDSKTREGLTVSRRSFLKTFGTSAAVAATAQLESVAQELSKADTEKLHGPGPVPITLNVNGKPLKLEVEPRVTLLDALRNHASLTGAKEVCDRATCGACTVLLDGTPIYACSKLAIEAQGHAITTVEGLAEGGKLTPVQQAFVAEDALMCGYCTPGFVMSVTALLRQNPRPTAEQVKTACAGNLCRCGTYPHVMKAALKAAGVSTTTRTEVISYGKLA; encoded by the coding sequence ATGAATGATTCCAAAACAAGGGAGGGCCTGACGGTCTCGCGCCGTTCGTTCCTCAAGACATTCGGCACCAGCGCGGCAGTGGCGGCCACGGCGCAACTCGAATCGGTGGCCCAGGAACTGTCCAAGGCCGACACTGAGAAGCTGCACGGGCCGGGGCCCGTGCCGATTACGCTCAATGTCAACGGCAAGCCCCTGAAGCTGGAGGTGGAACCGCGCGTCACGCTGCTGGACGCGCTGCGCAACCATGCGAGTCTGACCGGCGCCAAGGAAGTCTGCGACCGCGCTACCTGCGGCGCCTGCACAGTGCTGCTGGACGGCACCCCGATCTACGCCTGCTCGAAACTGGCCATTGAAGCGCAAGGCCATGCCATCACCACCGTCGAGGGACTGGCGGAGGGGGGCAAGCTCACCCCGGTGCAGCAGGCCTTTGTGGCCGAAGACGCGCTCATGTGCGGCTACTGCACCCCGGGCTTCGTTATGAGCGTCACAGCCCTGCTCAGGCAAAATCCGCGCCCGACGGCTGAGCAGGTCAAGACTGCCTGCGCCGGAAACCTATGCCGCTGCGGCACCTATCCGCACGTGATGAAGGCGGCGCTTAAGGCCGCCGGCGTGTCCACCACTACCAGAACGGAGGTCATTTCCTATGGCAAGCTGGCCTGA